The following proteins are encoded in a genomic region of Lutra lutra chromosome 16, mLutLut1.2, whole genome shotgun sequence:
- the CCR7 gene encoding C-C chemokine receptor type 7, which produces MDLGKPMKSLLVVALLVIFQVCLCQDEVTDDYIGDNTTVDYTLYESVCFKKDVRNFKAWFLPLMYTIICFMGLLGNGLVVLTYIYFKRLKTMTDTYLLNLAMADILFLLTLPFWAYSAAKSWIFGVHVCKIIFGIYKISFFSGMLLLLCISIDRYVAIVQAVSAHRHRARVLLISKLSCVGIWMLAMVLSTPELLYSGLQKSSSEQALRCSLITEHVEDLITIQVAQMVVGFLIPLGAMSFCYLVIIRTLLQARNFERNKAIKVIIAVVVVFIAFQLPYNGVVLAQTVANFNITGSGSCELSKQLNIAYDVTYSLACVRCCVNPFLYAFIGVKFRNDLFKLFKDLGCLSQERLRQWSSCRHTRRSSMSVEAETTTTFSP; this is translated from the exons ATGGACCTGG GGAAACCAATGAAAAGCCTGCTGGTGGTGGCTCTCCTTGTCATTTTCCAG GTGTGCCTGTGCCAAGATGAGGTCACAGATGATTACATCGGAGACAATACCACGGTTGACTACACTCTCTACGAGTCCGTATGCTTCAAGAAAGACGTGCGGAACTTTAAAGCCTGGTTCCTGCCACTCATGTACACCATCATTTGCTTCATGGGCCTGCTGGGCAACGGGCTGGTTGTATTGACCTACATCTACTTCAAGAGGCTCAAGACCATGACCGACACCTATCTACTCAACCTGGCCATGGCCGACATCCTCTTCCTCCTGACCCTTCCCTTCTGGGCCTACAGCGCAGCCAAGTCCTGGATCTTTGGTGTGCACGTTTGCAAGATCATCTTCGGCATCTACAAGATAAGCTTCTTCAGCGGCATGCTGCTGCTCCTTTGCATCAGCATTGACCGCTACGTGGCCATTGTCCAGGCCGTCTCGGCCCACCGCCACCGTGCCCGTGTTCTCCTCATCAGCAAGCTGTCCTGCGTGGGCATCTGGATGCTGGCCATGGTGCTGTCCACCCCAGAGCTGCTGTACAGCGGCCTCCAGAAAAGCAGCAGTGAGCAAGCCCTGCGGTGCTCCCTCATCACGGAGCACGTGGAAGACCTGATCACCATCCAGGTGGCCCAGATGGTGGTAGGCTTTCTGATCCCCCTGGGGGCCATGAGCTTCTGCTACCTCGTCATCATCCGCACCCTGCTCCAGGCCCGCAACTTCGAGCGCAACAAGGCCATCAAGGTCATCATCGCCGTGGTCGTGGTCTTCATCGCCTTCCAGCTGCCCTACAATGGAGTGGTCCTGGCCCAGACAGTGGCCAACTTCAATATCACGGGCAGCGGCAGCTGTGAGCTCAGTAAGCAGCTCAACATTGCCTATGACGTCACCTATAGCCTGGCCTGCGTCCGCTGCTGCGTCAACCCTTTCTTGTATGCCTTCATTGGTGTCAAGTTCAGGAATGACCTCTTCAAGCTCTTCAAGGACTTGGGCTGCCTGAGCCAGGAACGGCTCCGCCAGTGGTCTTCCTGCCGCCACACCCGGCGCTCCTCCATGAGCGTGGAGGCTGAGaccaccaccaccttctcccCGTAG